One Dictyoglomus turgidum DSM 6724 DNA window includes the following coding sequences:
- the nikR gene encoding nickel-responsive transcriptional regulator NikR: MAKIVRFGVSIEEDLLENFDKIIEDKGYNSRSEAIRDLIRDYIIKEKWNLKKEKVAGSISLIYEHDVYGLSEKLTDIQHHYHDVIISTLHVHLDEKNCMEVILVRGKVEKIKRLYDELSSLKWVRHTNIAITDII; this comes from the coding sequence ATGGCTAAAATTGTTCGCTTTGGGGTTTCTATAGAGGAGGATCTTTTAGAAAATTTTGACAAAATAATAGAAGATAAAGGATATAATAGTAGATCAGAGGCTATAAGAGATCTAATAAGAGATTATATTATAAAGGAAAAATGGAATTTAAAAAAAGAAAAGGTAGCAGGAAGTATAAGCCTCATTTATGAGCATGATGTTTATGGACTTTCTGAAAAGTTGACGGACATACAGCATCATTACCATGATGTAATTATCTCTACCTTGCATGTTCATCTTGATGAAAAAAATTGTATGGAAGTGATACTTGTAAGGGGAAAAGTTGAAAAGATAAAAAGACTTTATGATGAGCTATCTTCTCTTAAGTGGGTAAGACATACAAACATTGCCATAACTGATATTATTTAG
- the larE gene encoding ATP-dependent sacrificial sulfur transferase LarE, giving the protein MKEKLEELKNFLRDCKKVVVAYSGGVDSTFLLKVAKDTLGDNVLAVTLISPIFPEREIKEAKRIAEELGVRHIILKNDELLKHEEFIKNPPERCYICKKYNFQKIIEVAKENNIDCVLDGSNVDDLKDYRPGKMALKELGILSPLLELGFSKEEIRRLSREFNLPTSEKPSLACLATRIPYGERIEIERLKRIEEGEDYLTKLGFNQVRVRDYKNMARIEIEEENFSLILKKDIREKIIRKLKELGYKYITLDLEGYRTGSMNQEIKK; this is encoded by the coding sequence ATGAAGGAAAAATTAGAAGAACTTAAAAATTTCTTAAGAGATTGTAAAAAAGTAGTAGTAGCATACTCGGGAGGTGTAGATAGTACTTTCCTTTTAAAAGTTGCAAAAGACACCCTTGGAGACAATGTATTAGCGGTAACCCTTATAAGCCCTATTTTCCCAGAAAGAGAAATTAAAGAGGCAAAAAGAATTGCAGAAGAACTTGGAGTAAGGCACATAATACTGAAAAATGACGAGCTTTTGAAGCATGAAGAGTTTATTAAAAATCCTCCTGAAAGATGCTACATATGTAAGAAATATAATTTTCAAAAAATAATTGAAGTTGCAAAGGAAAATAATATAGATTGTGTGCTTGATGGGAGCAATGTAGATGACCTAAAAGATTATAGACCTGGAAAAATGGCTCTTAAAGAGTTAGGAATCTTAAGCCCTCTTTTGGAATTAGGATTTTCAAAGGAAGAAATTCGAAGGTTGTCAAGAGAATTTAATCTTCCCACCTCAGAAAAACCATCCCTCGCCTGCCTTGCCACAAGAATCCCTTACGGAGAAAGGATTGAGATAGAAAGGCTAAAAAGAATAGAAGAAGGAGAAGATTATTTGACTAAATTAGGGTTCAATCAGGTTAGGGTTAGAGACTATAAAAACATGGCAAGAATAGAAATAGAGGAAGAAAACTTCTCTTTGATCCTAAAAAAGGATATAAGGGAGAAAATTATCAGAAAACTTAAGGAGCTAGGATATAAGTATATAACTCTTGACCTTGAGGGATACAGAACAGGGAGCATGAATCAAGAAATTAAAAAATAG
- a CDS encoding FprA family A-type flavoprotein, which yields MKPRKIKEKVYYVGVPDWNRTLFDSLIPLPDGTSYNAYLVIGSEKTALIDTVDPTKKDILFSYFSNISKIDYVISHHAEQDHSGSIPFVLEKYPSAKVVTNPKGKELLKSHLHIPDDRFITVNDGEELSLGDKTLKFIYTPWVHWPETMVSYLMEDRILFTCDLFGSHYATSSLYVEDEKIVYEAAKRYYAEIMMPFRSIIQKNLEKIKELHIDLIAPSHGPIYNNPNFIINAYKDWISEDPKNIVVLPYVSMHDSTKIMVDYLADKLIEKGIAVEIFDLSTADIGKIAMALVDAATIIVGTPTVLAGPHPKALYVTYLANVLKPKAKFVSIIGSYGWGGRTLEILKNNLTNLNVEILNPVLVKGLPEKEDFKLLDELADAIYLKHKELGLTS from the coding sequence ATGAAACCAAGAAAAATAAAGGAAAAGGTTTATTATGTGGGAGTGCCTGATTGGAACAGGACACTGTTTGATTCTCTTATTCCTTTGCCTGATGGTACCAGTTATAATGCCTATTTAGTTATAGGAAGTGAGAAAACTGCCTTGATAGATACTGTTGATCCCACTAAAAAAGATATACTATTCTCCTATTTTTCTAATATATCTAAAATTGACTATGTAATATCCCATCATGCCGAGCAAGATCATTCAGGAAGTATTCCTTTTGTTTTAGAAAAATATCCATCAGCTAAGGTAGTGACCAATCCAAAAGGTAAGGAGCTTCTTAAGTCCCATTTACATATACCTGATGATAGATTTATTACAGTGAATGATGGTGAAGAGCTTTCTCTTGGAGATAAAACTTTAAAGTTTATATATACTCCTTGGGTACACTGGCCCGAGACCATGGTAAGTTATCTTATGGAAGATAGAATTCTTTTCACCTGTGATCTTTTTGGTTCCCATTATGCTACTTCAAGTTTATATGTGGAGGATGAAAAAATTGTTTATGAGGCTGCAAAAAGATATTATGCCGAGATCATGATGCCATTTCGTAGTATAATTCAGAAAAATTTGGAAAAAATTAAAGAACTTCATATTGATTTAATAGCTCCAAGTCATGGGCCTATTTATAATAACCCTAATTTTATTATTAATGCTTATAAGGATTGGATAAGTGAAGATCCTAAAAATATAGTAGTTCTTCCCTATGTTTCTATGCATGATAGTACGAAAATAATGGTGGATTATTTAGCAGATAAACTTATTGAAAAAGGAATTGCTGTAGAGATATTTGATCTATCCACTGCTGATATTGGAAAGATAGCTATGGCACTTGTGGATGCTGCAACCATTATAGTGGGAACTCCTACGGTACTTGCTGGACCTCATCCAAAGGCTCTTTATGTTACTTACCTTGCAAATGTTCTTAAGCCAAAGGCAAAGTTTGTATCCATAATTGGATCTTACGGATGGGGTGGAAGAACTCTTGAAATCTTAAAGAATAATCTTACAAATTTGAATGTAGAAATATTAAATCCTGTGCTTGTTAAAGGACTTCCTGAGAAAGAAGATTTTAAATTATTAGATGAGCTTGCTGATGCTATCTATTTAAAACATAAAGAGTTAGGTTTAACTTCCTAA
- a CDS encoding SDR family NAD(P)-dependent oxidoreductase has product MNFKGKVVLITGAGSGIGRKTAIMFAERGAKVAVNDISEEKGKETVEIIKNNGGEAIFILGDVSSPKDAERIIKEVVENFGKIDILVNNAGIVVYGKVEDTSEEDFDKTMLVNVKGPFFLSKYAVLEMKKQGGGVIVNVSSEVALKAIPERCVYSMSKGALISLTKSMAIDYARENIRVNAVCPGTTFTQGLAERLKKLPNADEVLKQMSERRPIGRLGKEEEIAFAILFAACDEAGYMTGSIISIDGGFTA; this is encoded by the coding sequence ATGAACTTTAAGGGTAAGGTAGTTCTCATTACTGGTGCAGGTTCTGGTATTGGAAGAAAAACTGCTATTATGTTTGCAGAAAGGGGAGCAAAGGTAGCAGTAAATGATATTTCGGAAGAAAAAGGTAAGGAAACTGTTGAAATCATAAAAAATAATGGTGGTGAAGCTATTTTTATTTTGGGAGATGTCTCCTCTCCTAAGGATGCCGAAAGGATAATAAAAGAAGTGGTTGAAAATTTTGGCAAGATAGATATCCTGGTTAATAATGCTGGAATAGTGGTATATGGTAAGGTGGAGGATACTTCTGAAGAAGATTTTGATAAGACCATGCTTGTGAATGTAAAAGGTCCCTTCTTCCTTTCAAAGTATGCTGTTCTTGAGATGAAAAAACAAGGTGGAGGAGTAATAGTAAATGTATCTTCAGAGGTAGCATTGAAGGCAATTCCCGAAAGATGTGTTTATAGTATGTCAAAGGGAGCCCTTATTTCTTTGACAAAATCTATGGCTATTGACTATGCAAGAGAAAACATAAGAGTTAATGCGGTATGTCCAGGAACCACTTTTACTCAAGGACTTGCAGAAAGGTTAAAGAAATTGCCTAATGCTGATGAGGTATTAAAGCAGATGTCTGAAAGACGTCCTATAGGAAGATTGGGTAAAGAGGAAGAGATTGCTTTTGCTATACTTTTTGCTGCTTGTGATGAGGCAGGGTATATGACTGGAAGTATTATCTCCATTGATGGAGGATTTACCGCTTAG
- a CDS encoding TRAP transporter large permease, which produces MLLVIIFFFLFMLLGMPVVFAIAISGFLFFLQHPEIPITTPIQLPLTQNINFALLAIPLFITAGNMMNYTGITKRLIDLSMVLVGHLRGGLAHVTCVLSALMGGVSGSAIADAAMEARMLGPEMIKRGLPKGYAAGALVYSSLEVPTIPPSIGLVLFGTIAQVSIGRLFAGGIIPGLLVMTFLMITVAITSRIRNFAPLREKRASILEIGISFIKSIWAIIFPVILIVGLRGGLFTPSEIGALCVVYALFVGILAYRELTLKNFIEALRDSTIDIGATMSLIAFSNIFSYGIVWERIPEIISSWILGITTNPYIFYLILIALLLVAGCFIDATVLILMLTSIFFPIAIKLGIDPVHFGLVFVMTCAIGNFTPPVGAAMYAVCTILDVSLEEFLKESWPFLLAVVLAIVTLIFFPSLVLFIPNLIFGK; this is translated from the coding sequence ATGCTGTTGGTTATAATCTTCTTTTTCCTTTTTATGCTCCTTGGAATGCCTGTAGTTTTTGCTATAGCAATTTCAGGTTTTCTTTTCTTTTTACAACACCCAGAGATTCCAATAACAACTCCTATTCAATTGCCTTTAACCCAAAATATTAACTTTGCATTACTTGCTATTCCTTTATTTATTACTGCTGGGAATATGATGAACTATACTGGTATTACTAAGAGATTAATAGATCTTTCTATGGTGCTTGTAGGACATTTAAGGGGAGGACTTGCTCATGTGACTTGTGTCCTTTCTGCTTTGATGGGAGGAGTATCAGGTTCTGCTATTGCAGATGCAGCAATGGAAGCGAGAATGCTTGGACCTGAGATGATAAAAAGGGGACTTCCTAAGGGTTATGCAGCAGGAGCTTTGGTTTATTCTTCTCTTGAAGTTCCAACTATCCCTCCAAGTATAGGATTGGTTTTGTTTGGAACCATTGCCCAAGTCTCCATAGGAAGATTGTTTGCAGGAGGCATTATTCCAGGACTTTTAGTGATGACATTTTTAATGATTACTGTTGCAATTACTTCTCGTATAAGAAATTTTGCACCTTTAAGAGAAAAGAGAGCTTCTATTTTGGAAATTGGAATTTCTTTCATAAAGAGTATTTGGGCTATAATCTTTCCAGTAATACTTATTGTGGGATTGAGAGGAGGACTCTTTACTCCCTCTGAAATTGGAGCTTTATGTGTGGTATATGCATTGTTTGTAGGGATTTTGGCATACCGAGAATTGACTTTAAAGAATTTCATCGAGGCTCTTAGAGATTCTACTATAGATATAGGTGCAACTATGTCTTTAATTGCTTTTTCCAATATATTTTCCTATGGAATTGTTTGGGAGAGAATTCCAGAAATAATTTCCAGCTGGATTTTAGGTATAACAACTAATCCTTACATTTTTTATTTGATTTTAATTGCTTTACTTCTTGTTGCTGGATGTTTTATTGACGCTACTGTTCTTATATTGATGCTAACTTCTATATTTTTCCCCATCGCTATTAAGCTTGGTATTGATCCTGTACATTTTGGACTTGTCTTTGTTATGACTTGTGCTATAGGTAATTTTACCCCTCCTGTAGGTGCTGCCATGTATGCGGTATGTACGATTCTGGATGTTAGCTTAGAGGAGTTTTTAAAAGAATCCTGGCCTTTTCTTTTAGCTGTAGTCCTTGCGATTGTTACTTTGATCTTCTTCCCAAGTCTTGTGCTCTTTATCCCAAACTTAATCTTTGGAAAATAG
- a CDS encoding TRAP transporter small permease — MRKIYEILGKIELYMAEILLVLIVVLVFSAGVSRTLRSPIYWANPLASFFFAWATMFAMDAAYRRDKLMNVDLLVKRLPQRVQSYIKIFNYIIILAFLIYLIVFGIRLAFVQKYRTFEGMYGFSYMWATLSIPVGSFLLAITTIVKIIDEINNLRKWRK; from the coding sequence ATGAGAAAAATATATGAGATATTAGGAAAGATTGAACTATATATGGCAGAAATTCTTTTGGTCTTAATTGTAGTATTGGTTTTTTCTGCCGGTGTCTCAAGAACTTTAAGAAGTCCTATATATTGGGCTAATCCATTAGCAAGCTTCTTTTTTGCTTGGGCAACAATGTTTGCGATGGATGCTGCTTATAGAAGAGATAAACTTATGAATGTGGATCTTTTAGTTAAAAGACTTCCTCAAAGGGTTCAGAGTTATATAAAAATTTTTAACTACATTATTATTTTAGCTTTCTTAATTTATCTTATTGTGTTTGGGATTAGACTTGCTTTTGTCCAAAAATATAGAACCTTCGAAGGAATGTATGGTTTTAGCTACATGTGGGCTACTTTAAGTATTCCTGTAGGTTCTTTTCTTTTGGCAATAACAACCATAGTAAAAATTATTGACGAAATAAATAATTTGAGGAAATGGAGGAAATAG